A part of Diprion similis isolate iyDipSimi1 chromosome 12, iyDipSimi1.1, whole genome shotgun sequence genomic DNA contains:
- the LOC124413165 gene encoding uncharacterized protein LOC124413165, whose product MTFKSLLNFGSFGRNPTEAVDRYHSGPSDYGHYDHGWGHGGHKGKGGSGGAALSALTLLAFLFLINVMQQSLDNNNGTAAPAVVREGDQSAAPRARGDQASTNIVINDSIPSSKYVPIKTSLQVVRNKN is encoded by the exons ATGACTTTCAAATCATTGTTGAACTTTGGGTCCTTCGGCCGAAATCCAACAGAAGCAGTTGATCGTTATCACAGTGGACCAAGTGACTATGGACATTACGATCATGGCTGGGGTCACGG GGGTCACAAAGGAAAGGGTGGCAGTGGCGGTGCTGCCTTAAGCGCGTTGACTTTACTTGCCTTTCTGTTTCTCATCAACGTAATgcag cAATCACTTGATAACAATAATGGAACAGCGGCACCCGCCGTTGTGCGCGAGGGTGATCAAAGTGCAGCACCTCGTGCTAGGGGTGACCAAGCTTCAAcgaatattgttattaatgaCTCAATACCGAGTAGCAAGTACGTTCCAATAAAAACAAGCTTACAAGTcgtacgaaataaaaattaa
- the LOC124413164 gene encoding uncharacterized protein LOC124413164 isoform X2: protein MQYNQFVSLCLVALVLGQASALPQHPQYDVQYPQQYQQVRDQRKFAEKPNAMKKVALDDLEDVSTNQIQEGNGGGFSWSNMLSMVMHMLLGQTGGVAGPSKNDIDDGAPPSPWANMLSVGLRVLSALLGGPQQQADGIDKVDNQSSPLQFIGIVMNLLDALKTSFSHRSLTARSMGRRDTISEAAVASISMLKGYVRSMKSFSGIGRAEDEGQRGCAERALCEANAECTADTQGQSSIFCQLGSYATSYLLQRQSGVAFETLSEAGRRGRSGEDCRTLFLDCNAV, encoded by the exons ATGCAGTACAACCAATTTGTATCCCTGTGCTTAGTGGCGCTTGTTTTGGGACAAGCATCTGCATTACCACAGCATCCACAATACGATGTACAGTACCCACAGCAATACCAACAAGTAAGAGATCAGAGGAAATTCGCCGAAAAGCCAAATGCGATGAAGAAGGTCGCTCTTGACGATCTCGAGGATGTCAGCACCAACCAAATCCAG GAAGGCAACGGCGGCGGATTTTCCTGGTCGAACATGCTGAGTATGGTGATGCATATGTTACTCGGTCAAACCGGCGGCGTTGCAGGACCTAGTAAAAATGATATCGATGATGGAGCACCACCTAGCCCCTGGGCCAATATGTTGTCAGTTGGTCTACGCGTTTTGAGTGCCCTCCTGGGTGGACCTCAACAACAAGCTGACGGCATTGACAAAGTCGACAACCAAAGCAGCCCATTGCAG TTCATCGGCATCGTTATGAACCTTCTGGACGCCCTGAAGACATCATTCTCGCACCGTTCTCTCACCGCCAGGTCTATGGGAAGGCGGGACACCATTTCGGAAGCCGCCGTTGCCTCAATTTCCATGCTCAAG GGATACGTACGATCCATGAAATCTTTCAGCGGAATCGGCCGCGCCGAAGATGAGGGACAACGCGGATGTGCCGAGCGTGCTCTTTGCGAAGCTAACGCAGAATGTACCGCAGATACACAAGGACAGTCCTCGATCTTCTGTCAATTGGGATC GTATGCGACCAGTTACTTGCTTCAAAGGCAGAGTGGAGTTGCATTCGAAACTTTATCAGAGGCTGGCCGACGCGGTCGTTCAGGTGAAGACTGTCGAACGCTTTTCTTAGACTGTAACGcagtttaa
- the LOC124413164 gene encoding uncharacterized protein LOC124413164 isoform X1: MQYNQFVSLCLVALVLGQASALPQHPQYDVQYPQQYQQVRDQRKFAEKPNAMKKVALDDLEDVSTNQIQEGNGGGFSWSNMLSMVMHMLLGQTGGVAGPSKNDIDDGAPPSPWANMLSVGLRVLSALLGGPQQQADGIDKVDNQSSPLQGVLTAVLGAFLGQGRDPDQVAVMAKQASEFIGIVMNLLDALKTSFSHRSLTARSMGRRDTISEAAVASISMLKGYVRSMKSFSGIGRAEDEGQRGCAERALCEANAECTADTQGQSSIFCQLGSYATSYLLQRQSGVAFETLSEAGRRGRSGEDCRTLFLDCNAV, translated from the exons ATGCAGTACAACCAATTTGTATCCCTGTGCTTAGTGGCGCTTGTTTTGGGACAAGCATCTGCATTACCACAGCATCCACAATACGATGTACAGTACCCACAGCAATACCAACAAGTAAGAGATCAGAGGAAATTCGCCGAAAAGCCAAATGCGATGAAGAAGGTCGCTCTTGACGATCTCGAGGATGTCAGCACCAACCAAATCCAG GAAGGCAACGGCGGCGGATTTTCCTGGTCGAACATGCTGAGTATGGTGATGCATATGTTACTCGGTCAAACCGGCGGCGTTGCAGGACCTAGTAAAAATGATATCGATGATGGAGCACCACCTAGCCCCTGGGCCAATATGTTGTCAGTTGGTCTACGCGTTTTGAGTGCCCTCCTGGGTGGACCTCAACAACAAGCTGACGGCATTGACAAAGTCGACAACCAAAGCAGCCCATTGCAG GGAGTATTGACAGCGGTGCTGGGCGCATTTCTGGGACAGGGGCGAGATCCTGATCAGGTAGCAGTCATGGCAAAACAGGCCTCCGAG TTCATCGGCATCGTTATGAACCTTCTGGACGCCCTGAAGACATCATTCTCGCACCGTTCTCTCACCGCCAGGTCTATGGGAAGGCGGGACACCATTTCGGAAGCCGCCGTTGCCTCAATTTCCATGCTCAAG GGATACGTACGATCCATGAAATCTTTCAGCGGAATCGGCCGCGCCGAAGATGAGGGACAACGCGGATGTGCCGAGCGTGCTCTTTGCGAAGCTAACGCAGAATGTACCGCAGATACACAAGGACAGTCCTCGATCTTCTGTCAATTGGGATC GTATGCGACCAGTTACTTGCTTCAAAGGCAGAGTGGAGTTGCATTCGAAACTTTATCAGAGGCTGGCCGACGCGGTCGTTCAGGTGAAGACTGTCGAACGCTTTTCTTAGACTGTAACGcagtttaa